attcgaagTATAATACATAGGTgacactcgaatactcaaacattcgaagTACATAGGTgacactcgaatactcaaacattcgaagtttactcgtaacattcgaatactcaaacattcgaagTTTACTCGTaacattcgaagtttattcgtaacattcgaatactcaaacattcgaagtttactcgtaacattcgaatactcaaacattcgaagtttattcgtaacattcgaatactcaaacattcgaagTTTACTCGTAACACTCGAATACCCAAACATTCGAAGTACATAGATaacactcgaatactcaaacattcgaagTACACAGGTaacactcgaatactcaaacattcAAAGTACACAGATaacactcgaatactcaaacattcgaagtttactcgtaatattcgaatacctacaacagtaatcaaatattcaaatactcgaataacgatattcgaccACTCCCACGCCCAAAGTTTCTCCACAACACGTCCACGAATTACTCAAACAGTTCCAAGCCCCGTTTGGACTTCACCGATAAACCacgaagtttgagaaacactgctccGTACCGTCGCTAAATTACAAAACCATTTCGAAGATGTTCCGGACGAAGTTATGTCTTCGTTCCTGTTGCAAAAACCACAAAGCCGCGAGTAACAGAGCCGTAACTCGTTACATCATCGATCGTAAGGGGATGCCATTTCGAGGAAGATTCTTTTCTCGCGTTACGAACGACACACGGTACCCCATCGACGATTAGACGAATTACGAGGACCTGGAGGAATCGTTCGATGGTTCTTCCCTCGgtctcgatcgatcctcgatcgtcccCGTGAGCGATGAAAGGGCACAATGGGGCGCACCTCTTCGGCTCCCCCCGCGGCTCGGTTTCTCCTCCTCGCGGAGAACAGCCACGAACGATGTTTGCGCAACGCGATCTAGTTTCGTGGCGACGATAGAAAAGTGGAGGAGGTACGATCCGGTGGCCGAAGTTTCAGCAACGTCCAGAACAGGCCCGAGGCGAAACCCGAGTTCGGTCGAATCGTGAAGTTCGACGGTCTCGCAACGATTTCacgatgtaaaagaaaaaaaagaaaaaaagaaagaaagaaagaaaggaaaaaaaaagaaaaggaatccAACGAACCCGCCTCTCCCGATCGATCTCTCGAGGCGTGCCGCGAAGGAAACGGCCAGCGACGGAATTGGCTAACGAGAACCGATAAACGCCACGGTTTCTCCGAATTCGTATCCTTTCTGCGGTTCGCCGATCGACACCTGTTCCCTGCTTTTCCCGCCCGAGTCGATTATTCCCCGTGACTTCCTCCTTCTTGTTTTGGTCggcgtttcttttcgttccccACCCCGTACCAGAGGCATTTTAACGAACCTCGGGGAAGCGGGCTGCGAGcacgatatcgatcgatcgcgtcgacCGATCGCGAGGGAAATGATGGAAATGGTATTCAATCGACGAACAACTCGCAGGAAATTGGACCAATCTTTATCCGTGAATCTCGTTTCATCGTGTTCCCCTCTTTCcgaggaaaaatatataatcgTGGGTTGTACGAAACTTTCTAAAAATGGAGCAAATGGTTCCAGAACGTGGAGGTTTTAGAAATTCGAATTGGTTCGTCTGAATACAGGTCGAAATGTAAGTGTACTCgaagacgaacgaaacgatagtaCGTGGAAGTACTCGAATGGTTCGAATACcgaggtattcgaatatcaagtGGGTGTGTAGTTTAGGGAGGAACGATGAATTTGAAGAATTTGAATTTCTGCGTTTATGTATCGAAGAGTCTCTTGAATTTATCAAAGAATTGGATTTAGAATGTATAACACACTGTACAAATATTATGAATATTCAGATACTTGATTAGTGcacagagtattcgaatagtattcgaacggtGTACGAATTGTATTCACCGAATACTCGAATCACTTtactatattcgaatattcgaatatagaaGAACTTGACGAGTGATCACTAATTTGaacattctaatatttttaaatacttaaaaGCTCATCGAAGAAACCAAGGTCCGATAATATTGAAAACCTTGGGAACTGGTATAATGTGTTACAAGATCTAATACCTtcctcttgaatttattaaataattggaTTTAGAATGTATAACACACTGTTCAAATATTATGCATATCCAGATACTTGATCCAGGcacagagtattcgaatagtattcgaaaggTGCACGAATTGTATTCACCGAATACTCGAATCGCttcagtactcgaatattcgaatatagaaaaatttgaCGAGTAATCTCTAATTCGaacattctaatatttttaaatacttaaaaGCTCATCGAAGAAACCAAGGTCCTATAATGTTGAAAACCTTGGGAACTGGTATAATGTGTTGCAAGATCTAATACCTtcctcttgaatttattaaataattggaTTTAGAATGTATAACACACTGCACAAATATTATGAATATACAGATACTTGATTAGTGcacagagtattcgaatagtattcgaacggtGCACGAATTGTATTCACCGAATACTCGAATCGCttcagtactcgaatattcgaatatagaaaaatttgaCGAGTAATCTCTAATTCGaacattctaatatttttaaatacttaaaaGCTCATCGAAGAAACCAAGGTCCTATAATATTGAAAACCTTGGGAACTGGTATAATGTGTTGCAAGATCTAATACCTTCCTCTTGAATTTATCAAAGAATTGGATTTAGAATGTATAACACACTGTTCAAATATTATGAATATCCAGATACTTGATCCAGGcacagagtattcgaatagtattcgaaaggTGTACGAATTGTATTCACCGAATACTCGAATCACTTtactatattcgaatattcgaatatagaaGAACTTGACGAGTGATCACTAATTTGaacattctaatatttttaaatacttaaaaGCTCATCGAAGAAACCAAGGTCCTATAATATTGAAAACCTTGGGAACTGGTATAATGTGTTACAAGATCTAATACCTTCCTCGAAGTTCGCAATAATCTATTATGCGGCAGAACAACGCCGAGAAACTCGATTCGATTCCTCTTTGAAAGCAAATTATGTCGTAATTACGCAGGCCACCAATGCGTTCGACTTGGTGGTCGTAAACGTCAAACGTCATAGACTTAATCGGCATTAAAAGCTCATTGATGAATTCTCGCAGTGATCGTTGTTTATAGTCGTCCCTGTCGACGTTTCACCGGGGAAACTAATGAATAGTAATAGCAAcagtaatagaaatattaatgGAAACAATGAATAATAAATCGACGGCGCAAAAAAATTCTAGCGAGCCCTCCAGCGGTAACTTTTCTCAACGGAAAGGTTAAACACGTCGGACTGAAtttgattttcaaataaattctgTCCTAACGAGCTGCTCCGCGTCGTACCGCATTCGTCCGTTTAAAATTTAGCAAAATCTCTCACCTTCTTATTTTTTCCTGTCATTATATCTTCTCAGAACCATTAGGACACATTCTACTTTTCGTAAAAAAGCGGTGAATATTATTTGCAATCTGtattaattttaagaagaaaaaaaaaaccattcaAAACCATTAGGACACATTCTACTTTTCGTAAAAAAGCGGTGAATATTATTTGCAATCTGtattaattttaagaagaaaaataaaaccatTCAAAACCATTAGGACACAttctatttttcgtaaaaaagcggtgaatattatttgcaatctgtattaattttaagaagaaaaaaaaccacCGGGTATTTTCAACAATGTTGTTGTAACAAGTATATCCGACTTAAGAGAATTTTGCTTCGTACgtattaaaagaaatttctatttctttccATCGTGAAAGTAATTTACAATTCTTTGATATTTCGTTTCGGGAGTTCCACGTGCAAAAGCTTTTTATATTTAGGTAATGTCACGTCAATAATATCAAAtgtgattttatattttatatctcaGAAATTACAATATTCGTCAAGAATTTTACATCGTTACGGTCAGAAAGTTTTTGTcagaaatattaggttgttcggaaagtcatttcgttttttttttttttttttttggtgaaaatgaaacacgatttttttaaagtgtataaacattttatcaaattatatattctccattttggaaaacaaaataacttagaaaacaacccaatagtacacGAAACCGTTTGAATTCTTTTGTATTGTGTTAATTAACGTTCATTCCATATGGAATTCGTTTTCCTTGCAAAAATAACGTCAGTATACTCTCAATAGCTATCTATTTACGTCTAGAGACACGTTGGCAATTTTGACAGGCTCGATCGCCGATACACTCGAACGATCAATGATAGCTGCCAATTCGACAAATTCAATGGCAAGGTGTCActcgaacgaaagaagagaagaagtttAGAGTGGCAGAGAAAGCATACGCTTTTCGATATCCGGCTATCGATTCGCATCAACCTCGATCAATTGTTACCGAGTCTAATGCACCGATGTTGCAGCGCGTACACGTTCATAGATAGAAATCTACGTTTGCTAGAATTTTATCAACGGTACATTCTGTACTTAGAACGTTCCTCGCTTTTCATTTCACTTCGATCGAAAAGTAACATAAAACAGTACTCACGCTTCGTTGGATTCCTCTACACAAAAAGTGTATCAGTAcatagttttaaataaattccaagAATATTCGCGCGAAGTCTCCAATCTTAAATCTAATCAATCCCTCGAAAGCTTCGAAAAAAGTAATTTAAGGTAACACAAGACACAACCGATACGAGTCGTCCAAATATGAATAAATTACTTTGAAGAAGTAGTCTCGAATAATATTAGTGAAAGACTTCATTAGTAAAGAGTTCAATTCTACTCTGGAGGAGTCCAAATTCGAAAACAAACTAAACATCTCTGTAACTGACGTCTACAacgaagtttgagaaacactgcccCTTCGAGGAATAAGGAAAAGACTGAATTCCTGGAATCTCGAGTTTCAAATTATCCACAAAACTATCAACAATGTTCCGAAGtgttcgcgcgatcgtcgatgaatattttcaacaatttcgagCATCGTTCGAAAACAATTCGGCGATCCTGTACCACGACGAACAGCTGTTCGAGCCCCGGTCCGTTTGCTTCCATAACCGATCCCATCACTCGCGTTTTCTCTCGTTGGTGTACCGGTGTACACGCAACACGGTCGATAAAGACGTCGTCATCGTTCCCCCCTGgttgtcatcgtcgtcgtcatcgttatTATTACCCGGTACACCCGTCCGCGTTAATTTCAGTAAAAGCCTATCGTTGAGCCAGAAATCGAATGAATCCCAGGGGGCCGTGAACGTCGACGTCCGTGTGGCGGCGTGCCAGCGCGATCAGGACGGATGATCTAGTGCACGAGCGATTCCAGGACTCGATTTCGTAACGCGGAGAGAGACCGTTCCGTCCTCGGACATCCGGGTGCCGTGGTACGTAGTCGCGGAGCTGCAACGGCCCTCGATCAATTGTTATACACCGTGGCTGGCATTTAACCGCAGCGGCACGAAGCGTGGCTCGCGTCCGCACTGTTGCCGCATTAATTTGGTACAGTGCGTTGCAGTATGATAGCTCGCGGAAAAGAAGTtgcgcaagcgttgcttatgccTCATACCAGCCGCTGCGCCTGTGTGCAAAGTTTCTGGTCTTTATGCCTCCTCCCTCCACACTTCGCCCGGTGCCTGCCTCCTGTCTATCCTCGATTCCCCCTACAccccctctctgtctctctctgtccTTCTCGCTTCGTCTGTCTCTCTATTTCCCACTCTTTCCACCTCTGTTTCTCTCTATTCGCATCCATCTCTATTTCTCTGTATTTCTCTCTAATTACGTCTGTCTCTATTCCTCTCTGTTCGCATCTATCCCTATTCCTCTGTATTTCTCCGCATTTCTCTCTATTTCTGTCTACGTATATCTGTCTCCGttcctctctgtttctctccgcATCTCTGCACATCTATCTCGATTCCCCTCTATTTCTCTCCGCATCTCTATACATCTATCTCGAttcctctctatttctctctgtgTCTCTTTATATACATGTACATGTTGGCTATATatatctctatttctctctgtatctctttatatatatatctatatctatatatctCTATTTCACTCTATTTCTCTTTATATATCTAtatctctttatttctctctatttctctttatatatctctatctctctatttctctctatttCGCTTTATACATCTatatctctctatttctctctatttCGCTTTATACATCTatatctctctatttctctctatttctcttgaTATATCTatatctctctatttctctcaatTTCTCCCTGTACCTCTCTACATGTTTCGATATATCTCTATTTCTCTCGTAAATCCCGGGATCGGgacctctctctttctatccgtCGGTCGGCTAGaaccgtatctctgtttctttccgcgATGCGAGGTCTCACTCTGGCGCGGCCGCGTTCCTCTTTCCCGGCTCCTCTGTCTCCCGGTGTACGCGGTGCCCGATCGCTGTACCGGCTAGCCGACTCTGCCGACCGGCTATAGTGAATTTATACACAGCCACGGTGCGTTCCCACGCCTAGAGCATGCGAGAGAGCCCTGCTCTTCGGCCTAATGCCCGCGTGGTACCGATCCTATTCCGCTGGCCCGTCGCCTAAGAAAACGCTGGAAAATCTGGGACACGGTGTCGCGGTATGCGCCATTGTCCTCGGACTCTACGGGAGTCGATCCCGCGGCTGTAAATCGCCATTTTTGCCCGTCACGACGTCGATTTTGCAACATTGTCGCCGCTCGAGGCCGATCCGGTTTTCGTACCGGCGTCGCGACTCTCAAGACGTCGGATCAGGGTCGAACTCTTGGGACACCCTAACGTCTCCCGACAAATTACAAACGTCGGCCAGGAGGACACCTATGTCGCAAGATGCGCTCGGTGAAGGTTCAGTTCCGTTCGTCCGGGTGGTCGCGTTCACGACCGATCGGTATCGAATACTCGGGACTCCGTTGCCTGCTTGTTTCGTCTGTTGACAAATTACGGTAGCTACGCTTCGAGAAGTAAACTATCGGATACGGTGAACGTTTACGGGAACGCACACCTACGTTGCAACGTGTCCCGTCGAAGGTCTAGGTTCTATTCGTCTAAATGGTCGCGTTGCCGACACGATCGACTCGGGATCGAACTCTCGAGACTCTGGTATCTCGAGAATccaaaactttgaaaattaaagtataacgtaacgtgGACTTCGATAAGGACGTGTACTCGCAGAAGGTCCAGGTTCTATTTGCCCAAACGATGTTGTCGATGATCGACTCGAGGTGAAATTTTTAGAAGATTCTGATACCTCGATTACTTCGAAAACATTATCCAATCTAGCGTCAATATCGATAGCGTTGCGCCTACGCAATATTCGCGTCCCCGTGGTGTCGACATCCGGGTCGAATCCCCGATAGCCAGACGCATCGCGACAAATAATTGTACATTGGTCGTAGCTCGAGAACGAAAATattccagcggtatgtttagCATCGGTAGGAATGTAGGTACGTTGCACCGCGTACGATACTCACCGAAGGTCTGATTCCGTTTGTCCAGGTCGTTCCCCGAGTTCAAGGATGCGGTGGTCGAGGAGGCACGAGAGGTACCTCTGCTGAAACGTTTCACCCGACACCGCACCACGAGCACTGCCAGCCGCGCGAGGCCACCGGTAGCCTGACCCTGGAGGAGCACCAACCGCGAGGACGAAGTACTTAAAAGGTTCCATGGATCTAACGGAGGCATTCGCCCCGGGAGGGGGCGGGGAGGATCTGCCAAAGACCGACTTCTTCGACTTCGTCGTCTCCCCGCCGCCCCACTGCGCGTCCGCGGACGGCATCTCCGACGAGGAGAGCTTCCTTCATCGCACGACCTGCAGAAGCATCGGTTACCTCCAACAGAGCCACGAGGAGCACGAGGCGAGCCGCGATCTCCATGGTTCGCCGTTCATcaaggaaaccaataacaatacaCTGACGGCCCTGCCGCCGGTATCGACGATCACGAGCTCCCTCGgccatcatcatcaccatcatcacgTGAGGACCCATCACAACGCGTGCAACGTACAACCCAGCAACGAGCAGACACCGATGGACCAATCGGACTGCGACTACTGGGCCACCGACGAGAGCAAAGAACAGACCTGCAACATACTACTCGAGGATCTGAACAAGTACTGTTGGTCGGCTCACGCCAACACCCAGAGCCACGGAAACGACACCGTCGGCGTTCATCAGGGATCGAACGACCATCATCCGGGCGTTGGTCGAGGATGCGCCGCGAACGACCGACAGAACACCGACGGGGCCATTTACACGTTAACCGTGTTGAACAACGAGGCGAACTCGATGGACGCGTTGGACTGTTGCAAAAGTCCCGCACCTACGTCCAGCGATTCCTGGTCCCTGAGACCGAATCTGGACCTGGACGCTATACTGAGCATGGAACCGGCATCCACCGAACAGGAACACGACCAGACCACGAACGTGAGCGAGGTGTCGCGGACGGTGAACGACAGGTTTCACCCGGACCGTTTCTCCGTCGCTTCGTCGCAGTACACCACCGACGACAGCGGTTTCGTCGAGAGCAAAGAATTGTGCGGTCGGGGATCGTCCAACAGCGGGAATTGCGCGGGCGGCGACAACAACAACGACTGGAAGCTCTCGGACCAGAATCTCCAAGAGGCGGccgccgcggcggcggcggcggcggctgcgGTCGCGGTTGGCGCCGGTGACTCGGCGGAGAGCCTTCTCAGAAGCGCCCTACAGGGCAAACTCTACCAAGGCCCGGCTCAAGTGGTATCCTCCTCGTCCCCGTCCAATCAGGGCTCCGCGATGCCGATACCGGTCACGAGTAACGCCGGGCTGCAGATTGTCGCCgatcaacagcagcagcagcaacaacaacagcaacaacagcagcaacagcagcaacaacaacaacaggacGAGTCCATGCACGGCTGCACCGACGAGGATCTGTTGCTCTCCCAGCTGGACCAGACCACTTACCGTCCGGGTGACTACGAAAAGTTGAAGAGCATAGCCAACGAGGTGGTGGAGTCCTACTGCAGCCTGGAGCCGGTGTGCAACGTCTCGGCGACCACCACGGTGATGTACACCCTGGACCCGACCAGCGGCAGCCTGGGCACCATCACCCTACCCGCGGATCTCGGTCAGGTGAGCACGGTAACGGTCGTCACGGCCGCCCAACAGGACGTCCTCCAACAGCAAACCGCTCCACGCGCCGAGGTCGAGCAACAACAACCGACCAACCAGCTCCAAATGGCACCGTCGAGAGTCGTCGCGACGAAAGCACCGAAGAAGTACTGCAGACGCGCCAATCGTAACAACAACAACGCGAACGCGGCCAGCAACGGGAACAGCGGGTCCGAGACAGGCGGTACGGTCGGTGGTCAGCAACAGGGAGCCTCCGGTGGCTCCCCGGGTAGCGTGCAACGCAAGGAACGCTCCCTCCACTACTGCAGCATCTGCAGCAAGGGATTCAAGGACAAGTACAGCGTGAACGTGCACATCAGAACCCACACGGgtgagaaaccgttcgcctgcTCCCTCTGCGGCAAGAGTTTCCGGCAGAAGGCGCACCTGGCGAAGCACTACCAGACCCACGTCACCCAGAAGCCCAGCGTTCAGCAACAGGCGACCGGGAACAGCGGTAGCAACAATGGGAACAGCGGGAATCCGAGTCCGTCCGCCGAGACGACCACCACCACGACGAGCAGCGTGACGAACAGGAGTCAACCGCATCAGGTGGCGGTCGATCCCTCGGGGACCGCCTGCAATCCACCCAGTTAGTCGGGCTGGGAGGACACTGGCCGCCGATTTCTCGTACTCACCCGTCGATTTTCACGCACCACGATTCCTGCCgccgctcctcctcctcctctacctcctcctcgtcctccgtcCAACCCCCACCAATCTTTGCCCCCTCGGCGGCACGGTGCGAGTGTCTCGTCCTTCTACTTTCTCTTCTCTTGGATCTCTATTTCTGTCTCTCCTCCCCACCGCTATCcaccgtttcttcttctttttcttcttcttctttttcttcttcttcttcttcgtcttcttcctcttcttcttctcccgatGTTTAGAGTCTTCGTTCACCGAGCCGAGCGGAGTGATTTACGACCAACGAGGTTAGAACCCGGTCACACGAGCGAACCATGACTAATGGCGACGATTGCGAGATCGATGCGTCTATGGACTGACGTCAGACAGCCGGCCGCTGACTCCGTCTCGCGATCGGCCCACTCGTCCTAGAACGAATATTAGCGCCAACGATGAACCTCGGGGAAGTAACTCCTCGGGATTCACCGATATATTTATACGGCGAGTTCTCGCGCTGCGCGATGGCGGCGAGACCGGCGCGGActttcgacgcgcgacgcgcgtccCTGTCCTCTTGGCTCGCCGGCCGCAGCAAGGACTCGCTCGAACGCAGATTTAGCCGTCCACAGAGCCGCGAATTACAGTAACGTCCGCTTGCGCGCGCACGAGAATTCTCGGTTCTCACGTATCCGGGGTGGGTAGCGATTTTCTTCGAGGAAGTTGTTTCTTTTTATCCGGGCTCGAGACTCGTGTATACTCTCTTACGCGACGAGCGAACGGGATACACCGAGCAAGAGCGATCGAGACGACGAACGGTTTGTGTAACAGAACGAGTCGGCCAtcgatgaaaattcaaattgctgTATTTTTCGTTCTATCTTCGCGAGACCATCGCCAACGAACCGCCGAGACGttcacgatgaaaatgagtccaaacacgacattATTCGGGCTATTTTTAAACCTTTTGTCACCTAAAACGTGACGAAATATGGTTAAAagaaattatcatttttttaaGGATTAAGTTCGATTGTATTTACACTAGCACGTTACTCTTTCGGTGGTAATGTTTTGTGTCTTTGCAACACTCTTTGTGTAGAACTTTCTTCAtctatgtaatataatatttataaagtgTCTTTCTATCGAAGgtgaacctaacctcgaatacTCTAGTAAAAGTTGTACGAaccatggtcgtgtttggactcgtttcaatCGGAAGAACATCGTCGATGCGATCACCGGTACTCGCGGATGGATTCAACGACAAGAAtacgtattttaattttcacgatGAAACTCGATCTCCCGTACGTCGAGGATCGTTTTCACCTAAGCGGGGAGGAATCGGTGTCGCGCAAGCGGGTGGTACTGTACGTCGTGAATTTATCCACGTTAGGACTAAGCTTCCAAGGCTTCCACGACAGTTGTTCCTGTCGCTGGTCGAGACTTCCGGtcgtgacgtatcacgtgtcgATGTCTCGACGCCTGAACTGCGACGTTTCAATTTCTGCGCAGAGACAAGTCGTTCCCAACCGGAAGCCTCGAGCGGCGACACGCGTATCGACGCGGTTCGAACTGATATTATTACGTATATGCTCATTCCGTTGATAAATTCACAAGGCAACATAACCTAAAGCGGACGACCGTCGGTCGTCATTTATTTTTCTACTCTCGTAATTAATCggtcgaatcgtcgatcgacggTGACTGCATTTTGCGCGAAGCGAACCCGGTGAAATTGTTGTTCCTAAGACGGCTGATTGCCGTCGAGAAACGAGCACGTCGACGACGATCGCGCACGGTCAACGATATTTAAATACCACTATGAGATATTAACGTTAAAGATATTTTATACAGAGGATTCTTCTTTTCATTGTTCTTTCATCTTCTTTTTATTgtgtttttatatatatatacatatatatatgaaaacgtatatgtattttatagatatatcatacacacatatatatacata
The sequence above is drawn from the Ptiloglossa arizonensis isolate GNS036 chromosome 1, iyPtiAriz1_principal, whole genome shotgun sequence genome and encodes:
- the LOC143148879 gene encoding uncharacterized protein LOC143148879; translated protein: MDLTEAFAPGGGGEDLPKTDFFDFVVSPPPHCASADGISDEESFLHRTTCRSIGYLQQSHEEHEASRDLHGSPFIKETNNNTLTALPPVSTITSSLGHHHHHHHVRTHHNACNVQPSNEQTPMDQSDCDYWATDESKEQTCNILLEDLNKYCWSAHANTQSHGNDTVGVHQGSNDHHPGVGRGCAANDRQNTDGAIYTLTVLNNEANSMDALDCCKSPAPTSSDSWSLRPNLDLDAILSMEPASTEQEHDQTTNVSEVSRTVNDRFHPDRFSVASSQYTTDDSGFVESKELCGRGSSNSGNCAGGDNNNDWKLSDQNLQEAAAAAAAAAAAVAVGAGDSAESLLRSALQGKLYQGPAQVVSSSSPSNQGSAMPIPVTSNAGLQIVADQQQQQQQQQQQQQQQQQQQQQDESMHGCTDEDLLLSQLDQTTYRPGDYEKLKSIANEVVESYCSLEPVCNVSATTTVMYTLDPTSGSLGTITLPADLGQVSTVTVVTAAQQDVLQQQTAPRAEVEQQQPTNQLQMAPSRVVATKAPKKYCRRANRNNNNANAASNGNSGSETGGTVGGQQQGASGGSPGSVQRKERSLHYCSICSKGFKDKYSVNVHIRTHTGEKPFACSLCGKSFRQKAHLAKHYQTHVTQKPSVQQQATGNSGSNNGNSGNPSPSAETTTTTTSSVTNRSQPHQVAVDPSGTACNPPS